In Syntrophotaleaceae bacterium, the DNA window GTCTATCTTTTTTTCTATCTGGGATTGGGAGTGGGACTCCGTGATCGTTGGATGCTCCAGGAAACCCTGGTACACACCCAGGTGGAATCGATGCGGGATCTGATCCGTGCGGTTTTCGTTCTGACCCTGATCATCGAGGGTATCGGCGCCGGGGTGCTGGCCTTCGCTTTCATCCCCGATCTTGGTTGGGGGAAAGGCATCTACTACGCCGTTTTTCATGCCGTCTCCGCTTTCTGCAACGCCGGGTTTTCCCTTTTTCCCGACAGCCTGATCACCTACCGGTCCAACCCGCTGGTCAACCTGACAATCATGGGTCTTATTATTCTGGGCGGCATCGGCTTTCTGGTGATGAAGGAAGTGTTTGATCTGCTCAAGCCGGGTCAGGGCCGTCGCCGGCTGTCGCTGCACACCCGGCTGGTTTTTCTGACCACCGTCATCCTCATTTTCGGGGGGGCCGGCCTGATCGGATTGTTGGAATGGCGCACCTCTTTTATCGAAATGGGGGTCGCGGAAAGCCTGTGGACAGCCTTTTTCCAATCGGTAACGGCAAGGACGGCCGGGTTCAATACCATCGATCTCAATCTGCTTGAGGTGCCGACCCTGTTTCTGATCATGTTCCTGATGTTCGTCGGCGCTTCCCCCGGTTCCTCCGGAGGAGGGATCAAAACCACCAGCCTGGCCCTGGTCATCGCCGTACTGCACAGCTGGCTGAAGGGAAATCCCCATACCAACGTCTTTCGCCGTACCCTGCCGGAAGCGGCAGCGTCAAAGGTGATGACCCTGGTGATGACCGCCCTGCTGGTGCTGGTGGGTTCGATTTTTCTTCTGCTTGCCGTGCAGTTGCAGGGGTTGTCCGCCGGATCGAGCCGCGGACTTTTTATTGAATACGCTTTCGAAGCGGTTTCGGCTTTCGCGACCGTCGGTTTGTCTCTGGGAGCGACGACCAAGCTGGTGCCCGCCGGCAAATTGCTGATTATTTTGCTCATGTTCATTGGCAGGGTCGGTCTGCTGACGGTCGCTTTTACCATGTTGCGGCGCTCCAGGGATTATTCCGTTCGCTATGCGGAAGAAAACATCATGATCGGTTAGCCGTCTGCTCATTCAGATAGCGGTCCGGCCAAGGTTGCGGCGGCTCGCTTCAAGGAGATTCGTCATGTCACGTTTCTGTGTCATCGGTTTGGGAAATTTCGGGTTTCATGTTGCCAAAACCCTCTACCAGGAGGGTCACGAAGTCATTGCCATCGATCTCGACCGGGACAAGGTTCAGCGGATCAAAAACTATTCTTCCGTGGCGATCATCGGCGATGCCTCGAGCAAGGATTTCCTCAAGAACCAGGGGGTCGGGGAAATGGATGCGGTGGTCATTTCCACAGGGGAGCGTTCCCACCTTTCCACCATAATCGTCCTGCACCTGAAGGAGATGAATCTCAAGCGGATCCTGGTCAAGGCGGTAGACGAGGATCATGGCCGCATTCTGGAAAAAGTCGGCGCCACCGACATCATCTTTCCGGAAAAGGATATGGCCATCAAGACGGCGAAAGGTCTGTCGAGTTCCAACATCCTCGAATTCATCCC includes these proteins:
- a CDS encoding TrkA family potassium uptake protein, coding for MSRFCVIGLGNFGFHVAKTLYQEGHEVIAIDLDRDKVQRIKNYSSVAIIGDASSKDFLKNQGVGEMDAVVISTGERSHLSTIIVLHLKEMNLKRILVKAVDEDHGRILEKVGATDIIFPEKDMAIKTAKGLSSSNILEFIPVAEDYSITEVGPPAHFIGKNLITLDLRRKFHVTVIGIKDVLTGEFITLPSPTHIIKDSDLLVLIGKAEDVEKACREK
- a CDS encoding TrkH family potassium uptake protein codes for the protein MNRIAKRMKNLEPGKALILYYAAAVLIGGVLLSLPIAANGEPLSFLDALFTATSAQCVTGLVVVDTGTKLTLFGQWVVLALIQVGGLGITTFSVYLFFYLGLGVGLRDRWMLQETLVHTQVESMRDLIRAVFVLTLIIEGIGAGVLAFAFIPDLGWGKGIYYAVFHAVSAFCNAGFSLFPDSLITYRSNPLVNLTIMGLIILGGIGFLVMKEVFDLLKPGQGRRRLSLHTRLVFLTTVILIFGGAGLIGLLEWRTSFIEMGVAESLWTAFFQSVTARTAGFNTIDLNLLEVPTLFLIMFLMFVGASPGSSGGGIKTTSLALVIAVLHSWLKGNPHTNVFRRTLPEAAASKVMTLVMTALLVLVGSIFLLLAVQLQGLSAGSSRGLFIEYAFEAVSAFATVGLSLGATTKLVPAGKLLIILLMFIGRVGLLTVAFTMLRRSRDYSVRYAEENIMIG